One Glycine max cultivar Williams 82 chromosome 6, Glycine_max_v4.0, whole genome shotgun sequence DNA segment encodes these proteins:
- the LOC100814913 gene encoding secretory carrier-associated membrane protein 1 isoform X1: MSRYDPNPFDEEPVEVNPFADGAAKGKGSGQSSYSGGAFYTTNTGSVPSSNSRLSPLPPEPYDRGATIDIPLNNAKDAKAKEKELQAKEAELKRREQELKRREDAIARAGIVIEEKNWPPFFPIIHHDIAKEIPVHLQRIQYIAFTTWLGLVLCLLWNIVAVTTAWIKGEGPTIWFLAIIYFISGAPGSYVLWYRPLYRAMRTDSALKFGWFFLLYMLHIAFCILAAVAPPIIFKGKSLTGILAAIDVLGDNALVGIFYFIGFGLFCLESVLSIWVIQQVYMYFRGSGKAAVLKREAARGTMMAAL, encoded by the exons ATGAGTCGCTACGATCCCAATCCCTTCGACGAAGAACCGGTCGAGGTTAATCCCTTCGCG GATGGAGCAGCTAAAGGAAAAGGCTCAGGGCAATCAAGTTATAGTGGAGGTGCATTTTATACTACT AACACTGGAAGTGTTCCCTCCTCAAACTCAAGGCTCTCACCCCTTCCACCAGAGCCTTATGATCGTGGGGCAACTATTGACATCCCCCTAAATAATGCAAAG GACGCAAAAGCAAAGGAGAAGGAACTTCAAGCTAAAGAGGCTGAATTGAAAAGAAGGGAACAG GAACTAAAACGAAGGGAAGATGCTATAGCACGAG CTGGAATAGTTATAGAGGAGAAAAATTGGCCACCTTTTTTCCCCATCATTCATCATGACATTGCAAAGGAAATACCAGTACATCTTCAAAGGATCCAGTACATTGCATTTACAACATGGTTGG GTTTGGTTCTGTGTCTTTTGTGGAATATTGTGGCAGTTACTACTGCTTGGATCAAAGGAGAAG GTCCAACCATCTGGTTTCTTGctattatctattttatttctggTGCTCCAGGATCCTATGTGTTGTGGTATCGCCCTCTTTATCGTGCTATGAG GACTGACAGTGCTCTGAAATTTGGCTGGTTCTTCTTGCTTTACATG TTGCACATTGCCTTTTGCATTTTAGCTGCAGTTGCTCCACCAATTATCTTCAAAGGAAAATCTCTCAC AGGCATTTTGGCTGCGATTGATGTGTTGGGAGACAATGCATTGGTTGGG ATATTCTACTTCATTGGATTTGGCCTTTTCTGTCTCGAGTCAGTGCTGAGCATCTGGGTTATACAG CAAGTATATATGTACTTCCGTGGCAGTGGCAAGGCTGCAGTTTTAAAGCGTGAGGCTGCGAGAGGGACAATGATGGCAGCTCTATAA
- the LOC100814913 gene encoding secretory carrier-associated membrane protein 1 isoform X2 → MSRYDPNPFDEEPVEVNPFADGAAKGKGSGQSSYSGGAFYTTNTGSVPSSNSRLSPLPPEPYDRGATIDIPLNNAKDAKAKEKELQAKEAELKRREQELKRREDAIARAGIVIEEKNWPPFFPIIHHDIAKEIPVHLQRIQYIAFTTWLGLVLCLLWNIVAVTTAWIKGEGPTIWFLAIIYFISGAPGSYVLWYRPLYRAMRTDSALKFGWFFLLYMAIAHCLLHFSCSCSTNYLQRKISHRHFGCD, encoded by the exons ATGAGTCGCTACGATCCCAATCCCTTCGACGAAGAACCGGTCGAGGTTAATCCCTTCGCG GATGGAGCAGCTAAAGGAAAAGGCTCAGGGCAATCAAGTTATAGTGGAGGTGCATTTTATACTACT AACACTGGAAGTGTTCCCTCCTCAAACTCAAGGCTCTCACCCCTTCCACCAGAGCCTTATGATCGTGGGGCAACTATTGACATCCCCCTAAATAATGCAAAG GACGCAAAAGCAAAGGAGAAGGAACTTCAAGCTAAAGAGGCTGAATTGAAAAGAAGGGAACAG GAACTAAAACGAAGGGAAGATGCTATAGCACGAG CTGGAATAGTTATAGAGGAGAAAAATTGGCCACCTTTTTTCCCCATCATTCATCATGACATTGCAAAGGAAATACCAGTACATCTTCAAAGGATCCAGTACATTGCATTTACAACATGGTTGG GTTTGGTTCTGTGTCTTTTGTGGAATATTGTGGCAGTTACTACTGCTTGGATCAAAGGAGAAG GTCCAACCATCTGGTTTCTTGctattatctattttatttctggTGCTCCAGGATCCTATGTGTTGTGGTATCGCCCTCTTTATCGTGCTATGAG GACTGACAGTGCTCTGAAATTTGGCTGGTTCTTCTTGCTTTACATGGCAA TTGCACATTGCCTTTTGCATTTTAGCTGCAGTTGCTCCACCAATTATCTTCAAAGGAAAATCTCTCAC AGGCATTTTGGCTGCGATTGA
- the LOC102661630 gene encoding H/ACA ribonucleoprotein complex non-core subunit NAF1: protein MASQHENGSIIDPNPFGVETVMASQHENGSEIDPNPTVVETAMACLHEKGSEIDPNPTGVEAHEAEAEKFGTLGCAVPIEEGLEKITLVGPSLSVEENLVKDDSEIEIESESESENSESESSSSDSGSGSSSNSSSGSSSCSDSEDDDDDKDDDVEVEEGEISDSDEEKMVSWSIVDEDGDEDGDVGGGGGPIRSKNELQNLPPVPPVDAILEPHHQTVPVGIVMSTLGAQVIVEGVEKHDPLNEGSILWLTESQKPLGLIDEIFGPVKNPYYVVRYNSESEVPTGINEGTLISFVPEFADHVINNKDLYRKGYDASGADDEELSDEMEFSDDEKEAEYKRMQKQTKRGANDQNHGKKKNNRKKFSPKDVAAPSAPAAPSVPMLHHGNCPPFSSIAQGHLGGTTPLPPLNAAPNFATNGVWTTGTTFPHQQQSPMLPNGFPTNGMPWYPQNPQISPQFPMPGIPFQQQLHPNQGSLPTTMLPGMQLNMFAQSQYAAGLAGQNQIAFGMGSPFPQSQPPIFAAQQGFPSTELCSERNLNFHSNGAPSQFHPRPNANRGRKTFHGAGRKGWRPPK from the exons ATGGCTTCCCAACACGAAAACGGGTCGATTATCGATCCGAATCCTTTTGGGGTGGAGACAGTAATGGCTTCCCAGCACGAAAACGGGTCGGAAATTGACCCGAACCCTACTGTGGTGGAGACAGCAATGGCTTGCCTTCACGAAAAAGGGTCGGAAATTGACCCTAACCCTACTGGGGTGGAGGCACATGAAGCGGAGGCTGAAAAGTTTGGAACTTTGGGTTGTGCTGTTCCTATTGAGGAAGGCTTGGAGAAGATCACTTTGGTGGGTCCTTCTCTTTCAGTTGAGGAGAACCTTGTTAAGGATGATagtgaaattgaaattgaaagtgagagtgagagtgaaAATTCAGAGTCTGAGAGCTCTTCTTCTGATTCTGGTAGCGGAAGTAGTAGTAACAGCAGCAGCGGTAGTAGTAGTTGTAGTGATAGCGAGGACGACGATGACGATAAAGACGATGATGTGGAAGTTGAAGAAGGTGAGATAAGTGATTCTGATGAAGAGAAAATGGTTAGTTGGAGCATTGTTGATGAGGATGGTGATGAAGATGGTGATGTGGGAGGAGGAGGGGGACCGATCAGGTCAAAGAATGAGCTTcag AATCTGCCTCCTGTTCCTCCCGTAGATGCGATTTTGGAACCACACCATCAAACGGTGCCAGTTGGAATTGTTATGTCG ACTCTTGGTGCTCAAGTCATCGTGGAAGGAGTGGAGAAGCATGACCCTCTTAATGAGGGTTCTATTCTTTGGTTGACTGAAAGCCAAAAACCACTAGGTTTAATTGATGAAATTTTTGGACCAGTCAAGAACCCTTATTATGTTGTGAGATACAATTCTGAAAGTGAAGTCCCCACGGGGATCAATGAGGGAACCTTGATCTCCTTTGTTCCAGAATTTGCTGATCACGTGATTAATAACAAGGATCTCTATAGGAAAGGGTACGATGCATCTGGCGCAGATGATGAAGAGTTGTCTGATGAAATGGAGTTTTCAGATGATGAGAAAGAGGCTGAATACAAGAGAATGCAAAAACAGACAAAGAGGGGTGCAAACGATCAAAATCATGgcaagaaaaaaaacaacagaAAGAAATTTTCACCGAAAGATGTTGCTGCACCTTCTGCACCAGCTGCACCTTCTGTGCCAATGCTTCATCATGGAAATTGTCCTCCTTTTTCAAGCATTGCACAAGGTCATTTGGGTGGAACTACCCCACTTCCACCCTTAAACGCAGCTCCAAACTTTGCTACGAATGGAGTCTGGACAACTGGAACAACATTTCCACATCAGCAACAGTCTCCCATGCTTCCTAATGGATTTCCTACAAATGGCATGCCATGGTACCCACAAAATCCTCAAATTTCTCCTCAGTTTCCTATGCCAGGAATTCCATTTCAACAGCAATTACATCCCAATCAGGGATCTCTTCCCACAACTATGCTACCTGGGATGCAGCTCAATATGTTTGCTCAATCCCAATATGCAGCAGGACTTGCTGGTCAAAATCAAATCGCATTTGGGATGGGTTCACCCTTCCCACAGAGTCAGCCACCTATATTTGCTGCACAGCAGGGTTTTCCATCCACTGAATTGTGTTCAGAAAGAAACCTGAATTTTCATTCTAATGGCGCCCCCTCTCAATTTCATCCGCGTCCAAATGCTAATCGTGGGAGAAAAACATTTCATGGTGCAGGTAGGAAAGGGTGGCGTCCACCCAAGTGA
- the LOC100815782 gene encoding protein ULTRAPETALA 1-like gives MANGLERESGLTTLFSEEELREVSGVKRVGDCVEVTCGCTSHRYGDAVGRLRVFVNGYLEITCECTPGCQEDKLTPSAFEKHSGRETARKWKNNVWVIVNGEKVPLCKTVLLKYYNQVSKAANGSHRSQNGRACHRDEFVRCTSCNKERRFRLRTKEECRIHHDALADANWKCSDLPYDKITCDDEEERASRRVYRGCTRSPTCKGCTSCVCFGCDICRFSDCSCQTCADFTNNAKA, from the exons ATGGCGAACGggttagagagagaaagtgggTTGACGACGTTGTTCAGCGAGGAGGAGCTGAGAGAGGTGAGTGGGGTTAAGCGTGTTGGGGACTGTGTCGAAGTCACGTGCGGGTGCACGAGCCATAGATACGGTGACGCTGTGGGAAGACTTAGGGTTTTCGTTAATGGGTACCTTGAAATCACTTGCGAATGCACCCCTGGTTGCCAAGAag ACAAGTTGACTCCTTCTGCATTTGAGAAACACTCTGGAAGAGAGACTGCCAGGAAATGGAAGAATAATGTCTGGGTAATTGTTAATGGTGAGAAGGTTCCATTGTGTAAAACAGTGCTGCTCAAATACTACAATCAGGTGTCAAAAGCTGCAAATGGCTCCCATAGATCCCAAAATGGCCGGGCTTGTCACCGTGATGAGTTTGTTCGCTGCACTAGTTGCAATAAAGAGCGTAGGTTTCGTCTGAGGACTAAAGAGGAATGCCGCATTCACCATGATGCTTTGGCAGATGCAAATTGGAAATGTTCTGATCTTCCATATGACAA AATTACGtgtgatgatgaagaagaaagagcaAGCCGTAGAGTTTACAGGGGATGCACTCGTTCTCCAACATGCAAAGGTTGCACTTCTTGTGTGTGCTTTGGCTGTGATATCTGCCGCTTTTCAGATTGCAGCTGCCAGACTTGTGCTGACTTTACAAACAATGCCAAAGCTTGA